Genomic window (Prevotella melaninogenica ATCC 25845):
GACTCAAAACCAATACATGCTCTTTTGGCTTTTTAAAGATGCCTAATTGACTTGCAAAAGATGCCCTTTTGGAGTCTAATTAACGCCCTTTTGAAGTCCAATTAAGCACCTTTTGAAATGGAGTTTCGCAAATGCTTGATAGCGAATAACTTACAAAGGTGTTGTTAATACTCGTTTTTAGCCTTATTTCCTGTCTTTTTATGACTTGTTTTGTAAAGAAAATTCTAAAGTCTTAAACACTAAAGTATCAAAGAAAACAGGCTAATAACCTCCGCTTTCTCTATGTATCGACGGCGCCTTCGTTCCTTCTATTACTTTTTAAATCTTCCTCCGTGTTTTCCTTCTTTCTATGTGGCATCATGTCAAAGTTCTAAGCTTAAGAGGTAAGCCTTATCATTTCAAATGATTGAAGCTCCTAAAAAGAAACCCCACTATGTTACTATTGTTGTAACTTAGTGAGGTCTCTTGGCGTTTATGTATCTTCCTTTTGGAAAGGAAGGGGAGAGGAGTCAGCCTTGTGGTTGTCCTCAAGCTTCTATACTTTCAACTGTGGGTACTGAATACGAGTATGATACATCGCTTTCAGACGTTCGATAAGTACAGCCTTAGCAGCGGTGATGTCACGGAATGTGATAGGACAATCCGTGAAGTTTCCATCAGCAACTTGACCATCAATGAGTCGGTTTACTAATCCACTGATACTCTCTTCGGTGTATTCCTGTAGAGAACGTGAAGCAGCTTCGACGGTATCACTCATCATAAGAATAGCCTGTTCGCGTGTGAAAGGATTTGGTCCAGGGTAACGGAATAAGTCTTCGTTGACCTCCTCATCTGGATGTTCATTCTTGTAGTGTATGTAGAAATACTTAGCAAGTCCAGCACCATGATGGGTGGTAATAAACTCCTTAATCTCACGTGGGAGGTTGTATTTTTCTGCAAGTTTCAGACCTTCCGTCACATGGCTGATGATGATACGTGCGCTCTCAAGGTCGTTTAGCTTGTCATGTGGGTTGATGCCTGCCTGATTCTCGGTAAAGAATGCAGGGTTGAGCATCTTGCCAATGTCATGATAGAGCGCACCAGTACGTACCAACTGGCCCTTTGCGCCGATTCTACTGGCTATTTCTGTGGCAAGATTACCAACCGTGATAGAGTGCTGGAAGGTACCAGGAGCAACCTCACTGAGTCGGCGTAGCAGTTCATTGTTTGTGTTTGACAACTCAAACATTGTTACGGTAGATACGAAGCCGAAAGTCTTCTCGATGACCAACATCAGTGGATAGGTAAAGAGAAGGAAGAAGCCATTGACAGCAAAGTGGTAATACATGGTGCGATCAAGCTTCGAGAAATCGTCTGCCTGTATGAGTTGGAGCGATAAGTACACTGCTGCTGAGGCAATTGTGACAAGGAGTGCGGTAAGGAAGATTTGACTTCTCTTTGATAATTCGCGCAAAGAATAAATCGCCACGAGGCCAGCAACAAACTGTACGATAATGAATTCGTATTGATATTTGACAGCCACCGCACAGATAAGTACCATTGTCATGTGTCCTATGAAGGATGTTCGTGAGTCCATAAACACACGGAAGAATATCGGAGCCATACTGAATGGAAGGATATACACACTCAGAATGTTATGCTCCATCATTAAGGATGTGAGGATAGGATAGATGACTATCATCACATAAAGTAGTGAGATGGAACGTGGTTTATTAAAATAATCTTTTCTGAAAAGTGCCAAGTAGAGTGTGAAAAGGCAAATGAAGATTAAGACGTAGATGGTCTGCCCGATGAAGGTAGATGTTATCTCGTCTTCAGTAGCCTTGCGCTTCTCCATTGCTTGTTCAAAGGAATTAAGCACACGATAGGTCTTTGCATCGACAATGTCACCACGGTCGATGATGCGTTGTCCCTCCAGTACCATGCCTGAAGCCTGCGGAATAAGACTTAGCATGTCGTTCATCTCCGTCTCACTACGGTCTTTGTCATAGACAAGGTTTGCCTCTATGTAGTCGTTAAGATTACATTGCTGAAGTATGGAACGCTTCGGACCTAACAAAGGGTCCATGAAAAGCTGCTCATAGGCACCAAGGGTAGAGTAGGTCTTATTAATAGGCACACTTACTGCCTGCTTACCAGTTACGACACGGATATAATGGTTACTGTCCTTGGCAAGTGTAGAGTACTGTTGTGGATCAATGACTCCAGCCTCATAGATTTCGTGTAGCCGGTGGGCAATCGCATCGATATAGTCTTTTGACAAGCCTGGTATACCATCCTTGTATGCCTGCTTAAACTGTTCAATCTTCTTCTGTTCAACCGTTTGGTTAATGTTGTAATAAGGCTGGAAATGCTTTGTGATAGAGTCTTTCTCAACCTTCAACGCAGCATCAGTCTTAAAGATAGGGAAGTCAAACTTAGCAATCAACTGTCCGTACATCCATGGTTTTCCTTCGTCATAATGGAAAAGTTTACCTTGTGTACGGGGTAAAAATAGCACTATCAAAACGACGGCAACGATGATCAAGGCTACTCTTGAGACCATATTCCGCCAATAGGGGTTGCTTATGTTTTTGAATCTTATCATCTTATATATTGTTTCGTAAATGTTATAACAAGCTGTTGTTACTTGTTGCGTAATCCTCTAACAACTTGCGAAAATACTAAAAATATAGCGGATAGTCAAAAAAAAGCATTAATTTTGCAGGAAAATATAATATTTAAGACAATGGCAGAAAGAAATGTGAGAGTGCGTTTTGCTCCAAGTCCAACAGGTCCTTTGCATATTGGTGGTGTGCGTACTGCTTTGTATAACTACCTTTTCGCTCGTCAACATGGCGGCAAACTTATCTTCCGTATTGAAGACACAGACTCTAATCGTTTTGTTCCTGGGGCAGAGGAATATATCCTTGACTCTTTTGATTGGTTAGGTATTAAGTTTGATGAGGGTGTTAGCTTTGGTGGCGAACATGGTCCTTATCGTCAGAGTGAACGTCGAGATATTTATAAAAAGTACGTCAATCAGCTTTTAGAAGCTGGTAAGGCATATATTGCTTTTGATACACCAGAGGAGTTGGATGCGAAGCGTAAGGAAATTGAAAACTTCCAGTACGACGCACACACTCGTCTACAGATGCGTAACTCTTTGACAATGTCAAAGGAGGAAGTTGAAAGTCTGATAGAAGATGGTCAACAATATGTTGTTCGTTTCAAGATAGAACCCGGAGAGGAAGTTCATGTTAATGATATTATTCGTGGTGATGTTTGCATCAAGAGTGATATCCTTGATGATAAAGTTTTGTTTAAGAGCGCAGACGAATTACCAACTTATCACCTTGCAAACATCGTTGATGACCACTTGATGGAAATCTCTCACGTTATTCGTGGTGAGGAGTGGTTGCCAAGTGCACCGTTACATGTGTTGCTTTATCGTGCTTTTGGCTGGGAAGATAGCATGCCACGCTTTGCCCATCTGCCTTTGTTGTTGAAGCCAGAGGGTAAGGGTAAGCTCAGTAAACGTGATGGTGACCGCCTTGGTTTCCCTGTGTTCCCATTGGAGTGGCACGACCCTAAGACAGGTGAAGTAAGTTCAGGCTACCGTGAGAGTGGCTATTTCCCAGAGGCAGTAGTCAACTTCTTGGCACTTTTGGGCTGGAACCCTGGTACAGAGCAGGAACTCTTCTCGCTTGAGGAACTTGTAGAAGCATTCGATATCACGAAGTGTTCAAAGAGTGGAGCTAAGTTTGACTATCAAAAGGGTATGTGGTTTAACCACGAATACATCCTCCAAAAGTCTGATGATGAGATAGCACAACTCTTTGCACCAATCGTAGCTAATAATGGCATCGAGGCTACTATGGAGCAGGTAACACAGGTTGTACACATGATGAAAGACCGTGTTAGCTTCGTGAAAGAACTTTGGGAGCTTTGCTCTTTCTTCTTCATTGCACCAACAAGCTATGATGAGAAGACTGTTAAGAAACGTTGGAAGGAATATTCTGCACAGCAGATGAGCGAGCTTGCTGATGTCTTGGAGGGAATAGAAGACTTCAGTGTTGAAGGTCAGGAACCTATTGTTTTGAAGTGGGTAGAGAACAAAGGTTATAAGCTTGGTGATATCATGAACGCATTCCGACTCACCCTTGTTGGTATTGGTAAGGGTCCCGGAATGTTCGATATATCTGCTTTCCTTGGCAAAGAGGAAACCTTGAAGCGTATGCACAAGGCTATTGAGGTGTTGGGATAAGCACCTTGAAAGGCTAAATTAATTGAGCCGAGTATGTATAATATAATAATGTATGTCATCCAGTTTGGTATCGCTGTGGGTAGTCTTTTCAATGAAAAGCTACGTAGGATGTGGCGAGGAGAACAGGAGGCAGTGCGGATTTTACGTGAGAAGGTGGAGCCAGACGCTCAATATGTTTGGTTTCATGCTGCTTCATTGGGCGAGTTCGAACAAGGTCGCCCTTTGATAGAGCAGATACGAAAAGACTATCCGCAATATAAGATTCTGCTTACTTTCTTTTCTCCTTCAGGTTATGAGGTGAGAAAGAATTATGAGGGAGCAGACATCATCACCTACCTTCCTATAGATACGGTGGGCAATGCACGCAGATTCCTACGTGCAGTTCGTCCTGTCATGGCGTTCTTTATCAAGTATGAATTCTGGTATAATTACCTGCATATCCTGCAGTATCGTGATATACCAGTCTATAGTGTGTCAAGCATTTTCCGTCCAGATCAAATCTTCTTTAAGTCGTATGGTCGTGGTTATGGTCGTGTTTTGAAGTGCTTTAGCCGTTTCTTTGTTCAGAATGAGGAGAGCAAGGAACTCCTGAATAAGATAGGAATCTCTGATGCTGTTATTGTGGGTGATACTCGCTTCGACCGTGTTTTGCAAATCAAGGAGGCAAGCAAGAGACTGCCATTGGTGGAGAAGTTCGTCAATAGGGATGCTGCTGATAGAAAGAAAGTCTTTGTGGCAGGATCATCATGGCAGCCTGATGAGGAAATCTTCCTTAAGTACTTTAATGAGCATAGGGACTGGAAACTTATTATTGCACCGCACGTTATCGGAGAAGATCATCTAAAGACTATCCTCTCACTGATAAAGGATAAGAAGGTAATACGCTACACACAGGCAACAGAAGAGAATGTTGCTGATGCAGATGTATTGATTATCGACTGTTTTGGTTTGTTGTCATCGATTTATCATTATGGTGATGTCGCCTACGTCGGTGGTGGTTTCGGTGTAGGAATCCACAATGTTCTTGAGGCTGCTGTGTGGGATATGCCAGTTCTCTTTGGTCCTAATAACAAGCATTTTGCTGAAGCACAAGGACTCTTGCGTGATGGTGGTGGCTTTGAAGTTTTCGACTTTGAAAGTTTTAGTTTGTTGATGAATCACTTTGCTGAAGACGAAGAATATCGCTCTGCTTGTGGTTCTTTGGCAGGTACTTATGTCGAGAGTTTGGCTGGTGCTACAAATAAAGTTCTAAGCAACGTAAAGTTATGAAATATCAGATAACGTGTGATAACTGTGGAACACAGTTTATTGTTGAGGCTGAAGAAGGACAGACAATCGAGTGTACTTGTCCTCATTGTCATGGTGTCATGGAGGTTACATTACCTTTGGTGAGTGCTGGTCAGCAGTATGAACAACCTACAGGTTTTACCTCACAAGCGCAGCAGGTACAAGGAGAAACGCACAAGAAAGACAGCAATGCAATCCTTTGGGGCGTTGTTATCGGTCTACTTCTATTGGCTGGTGGTGTAGGTGCTTATTTCACTTTCGGCTCTTCTTCGCCAGAAACACCTGTGACTGATAGCATCCCTAATGATACGATTCCATATGAATCTCCTATTCAAGTAGAGCAAACTCCATCTGTTGATACTGTGGCAACAGCCCCAGCAGAGCCTGAGCAGAAGGAAGAAGAGCAAGTTGAAGAACAGCCAGAAGAAGGCGCAGATACCATTGCTGTACCAGGACACGATGAGTAACTTCAACGATACACATAACGAATAAAACAGAAATATATACATGGGAAAGATTATTTTAACAGGTGACCGCCCTACAGGTAAACTTCACTTGGGTCACTACGTGGGTTCTCTCCGCCGTCGTGTGGAACTTCAGAACCTCGGAGACTACGATAAGATGTTTGTCTTTATGGCAGACGTACAGGCGTTGACAGATAATGCTGACAACCCAGAGAAGATTCGACAGAATATTATTGAGGTAGCTTTAGATTATCTCTCTGCTGGCTTGAGCCCAGAGAAATGTACACTCTACATACAGAGTCAGATTCCTGAAATAGCCGAACTGACCACTTTCTTGATGAATCTTGTCAGCGTAAGCCGTGTTCAGCGTAACCCAACGGTGAAGACTGAGATTAAGATGCGCAACTTTGAAGCTAATATCCCAATGGGCTTCTTTGCTTATCCTGTTTCTCAGGCTGCTGATATTGCAGCTTTTAAGGCTACTACTGTCCCTGCAGGTGAGGACCAAGAGCCTATGTTGGAGTTGACACGTGAACTCGTACGTCGCTTCAATCAGATTTATGCACCAGTACTCGTTGAGCCTGCTATTATGTTGCCAGAGAACGCTACGGCACGTCGTCTGCCTGGTACAGATGGCAAGGAGAAGATGAGTAAGAGTCTTGGTAACTGTATCTATCTCTCTGACGACGCTGACACCGTATGGAAGAAGGTGAAGACAATGTACACTGACCCAACTCACCTGAATGTGTCTGACCCAGGTCATGTTGAGGGTAATGCTGTGTTTACTTACCTTGATGCCTTCTCAACAGATGAGGACTTCGCTGAGTTCTGGCCAGAGTTCCAGAACCTCGACGAACTGAAAGCTGCTTATACAGCCGGTGGTATCGGTGATATGAAGTGTAAGAAGTTGCTCAATAGTGTCTTGAACAAGATGTTGGATCCAATCCGCACGCGCCGTCGTGAGTACGAACAGGATATTCCAGAGATTTATAACATCCTCAAAAAGGGTTCATTGGAAGCACGCGAAACTGCAGCCCAGACTATGGATGAGGTACGTGCAGCTATGCAGATTAACTATTTCGAAGATACCGACTTGATTCAGAGTCAGGCTGAGCGATTCAGACAGAAGTAAGTCTTTAGCTCTGCTTTAAAGTCATATAGCAGTCTTATTCTATCTTTTTATAGAAGGAATAAGACTGTTTTTTTGTCTAATAGTCCTGCAGTTAGTACTTTTGATTAAGTTTTCTTACCTGTTCTAACGTATGTGCGGATGCCCCGCACGTATGGTGCGGACGCCTAACACCATTGGTGCGGAGGCTTAGCACGCTACAAGAAGTCCTAATTCTTCGAACGATTTATTGGTCGGAAAGAACCATAATACTAACAGTAAACCATGCTTTAACCCAAATCGGTCATTAGAGCCTAAGCATATTTTGTTTTATTATCGAGCAGATTGTTTGGCTTTGGTGCGCAGGCGTAGCGGGCTACGTCAAGCTACAAAGACAGACAAAATGCCGATAAGAAAATAAAAGATGTTAGGAAACAATACCATACCATAGTAATAATGTACATATTGTGGTCTAATGACCGATTTGGGTTTAAAGCCTCAGTTATTATTTATATTGAGTGGAGGAGAGTAGATGAAGAATCCCTTTTCGTCTGATAGTCAGTAGAGTTTACACTCGCCTTGATTAAAATTAATGATTATTTAGAAAATATTTCTTAGCATAATTTGTGTCAAATAAAAAAAGTCCCTACATTTGCCTATATCAACCTAAACAATATATAACATCGGCAAATGGCGTTCTGCGGAAAGGGGAATGATACCTCCTCTCGTAATAAGCCATTAATATCGTGAACATAAATAGAATATCATATTAATAATTTTATATCCTTTCGTACTACTGTAGACATGACGCTCTTTGTCAACAGTTTTGCGGAGGAACTAAACAATCTTTACTATTAAAAGTTAGATGCGCATGATTTTACACATCAAGCCAATCGGTTTTACGTTATGCATGGGTGTATCTTTCTTGATGTCAACGCAAGGATTTGCAGTGTCAAAGCTGCCTGTTCAAAGCGTACAGCAATCAGGGAAATGCACGGGTATTATTCTTGACGAACAAGGAGAGCCTATCATTGGTGCCACTGTTCAAGTGAAAGGTACAAGTAATGGAGCTGTTACTGATTTAGACGGTCGCTTCTCTTTATCAAACATTCCTCCTGGTAGTATTATTGTTATTAGCTACATTGGTATGGACACTAAGGAGGTAAAATGGGATGGTCAGGAAATTAAAGTGACGTTAAAGGAGGAACAGCATGCTCTCAACGAACTTATCGTGACAGGTTATGGTGGTCAACAGAAGCGTGCTACGTTGACAACAGCTATCTCTAAGATGGATAATAAGGTGTTAGATGCGGCAGCTTTCTCAAATGTCGGTAGTGCATTGCAGGGTAGTGTGACAGGTCTTCAGGTTGTCAATAGCTCTGGTCAGCCAGGTACTGCGCCTTCTATCACCTTGCGTGGTGGTGCTTCTATCACAGGAAGTGCTCCTGCATTGATTATCGTTGATGGTGTTGAGCGTACTTTGTCAGAGATTAACCCATCTGATATCGAGTCAATTGAAGTATTGAAGGATGCGGCGTCAACTGCAATTTATGGCGCGAGAGCAAACGGTGGTGTAATCCTTGTTACAACAAAGCGTGCTCAAGCAGGAACTTCCAGCATTAATTATCGTTTGAAAGTGGGTGCCAACTTCAAGCGTGATGACTATAAGTTCATGAATGCCCGTAACTATCTTTACTATAACCGAATGGGTTTCAAGCGTTATGCTGATGCTATGGAAGGACACGGAAGGGCTGCTAATGTCGATGCACAGAATGGTTATTCTGGTCGTGGATATACTGATTATACTCCACGTACGGATGTTATGTATTACGATGCAACCAATCCTGAGCACCAAAGACTGCTAACTGAAGAAGGATGGGAGGTTATGGACGACCCTTACTATGGTGCAACAAATGGTGCAAAGCTTATCTTTAAGGATTATGGAGGTCTTTTAGAAGATGCAATCTACCATAATCAAACCCTTACACAAGACCATTATCTGAGCTTTAGTGGTGCTAATAACATGGGTTCTTTTGTAGCTTCATTAGGTTACTATAATGAGAATGGTGTTGTACGTAATACTTCTTTCCGTCGTTTCACTGGTAGCGTGAAGGGTGATTATCAAATCAAGCCTTGGCTGAAGGTGCGTGCTGGTGCACAATACACCTGGTTTACAAAGCCAGATAGTTATTTTGGCTCATGGAGTTCTTTGTTCTATCGTACCCGTTCACAGCGTCCTACATGGAATCCTTACCTTGCTGATGGTTCTCCAGCACCAGGTTGGAGTAGCTCAGATGGTAACTATATGTATTGGAATGATAAACTCACGATGGAGAATGGTTCACGTTCAGAAACCTTCAACATAGGTTTTGACTTGACATTAATACCTAAGCATCTGAAGATGTCAGCCAATGGATCTATTTATCATGTGCTGAATCAGAATGAAAGCTTCAATAAAGCTTATTACACACAGAGCAATCCTAATAGCATCAATACGACACGTCGTGCATATGCTTATATGATGAAGGATACACAGATACAGCTTAATACGATATTGAATTACTTCGATACGTTTGCTGAGCATCATAATGTTGACTTTATGTTGGGTGCGGAGTATTATGATTATAACTACTTCTGGATGAATGCCTCTACAAAGAATTCACCTACAGATGATATCCCTACACTCAATGCTGGTGCTGATAAGGATAGCAATCCAAAGTCTGAGAAGTCTGGTAATCGTATCGAGTCTCTCTTCGGACGTTTCAACTATGATTACAAACAAAAGTATTTGCTTAGCTTTACCTTCCGTTATGATGGTAACTCTAAGCTAAAAGATAACCGTTGGGGTTTCTTCCCTGGTATCTCTTTGGGTTGGAACATGATGGAAGAAGACTTCTGGAAGGAGTCTAAGTTGTCGAATTTTATTAGCAATATCAAACCTCGTATTAGTTATGGTAGCAATGGTAATGTGAGCGGTATTGGTGATTTCTATATCTATGGAATCTATGACCAACTTACAAACTATCATGGTAACACTGCTTTCTATGATCGTTCGCTTGTGAATACAGCCTTAAAGTGGGAGCAGAGTCATACGTTTGAGGCTGGTCTTGACCTCGGTTTCTTTAAGAATCGTCTATCATTGATTCTCGATTACTACGTTCGTAATACGAGTAATCTGCTTCAGAGCGTGAGTCTTCCATCCTACTTAGGTTTCTCTTCTATCCAAACAAACTTGGGTAAGTTGCGTAATCAAGGATTTGAAATGGAGGTGCGTGCTACTCCTATTCACCTGAAGAACAGCTTCCGTTGGGACCTCTCTTTCAACCTCTCAACTGTAAAGAATACGATTATTCAGCTTCCTAAGAGCGACCGTCCATTCAATCAACTTCAAGGAGTAGAGGTTGCTGCGGGCAAAGTTGGCGCTGATGGTAAGACTCCAACTAAGTGGATTGGTGGTTATCGTGAGGGTGGAACACTCGGAGAACTCTATGGTTACAGCCAAGATCACATCTTTAGAGATTGGGATGATGTAAAGGCAAATGCTAACAAACGTATTGATAACATAGCAAAGTTGTACGGTCCTGGCCTTGCTGATGAAGTAAACCCACAGACTGGAGTGCTTTATAAGAACTCAACAGGCTGGAAGGCTATTGAGCCTGGTGATGTTTGTTGGGAGGATATCAATGAAGATGGTATCATCAACTCACTCGACCGTAAGGTGTTGGGTAACTCAAGACCAACGGTAACAGGAGGTTGGACGAGTACGTTAAGTTATAAGAACCTCTCATTATTTGCTCGTTTCGATTACGCTTTGGGTCATACAATCTACAATGACCTCAAGGCTCGCTCTATGGGACAATATCAAGGCCAGTTCAATCTTATAGAGAATGTACAAGATATGTGGACTGAAACCAATCCAGGTGCCAGCTATCCAGCATTCAGTTATGCCGACCAGTTGAATAAGCAGAACATCTGGCGTGAAGGCTCTAAGTTCTTTGAGAAGGCTGGTTACATGGCTTTGCGTGAGATAACATTGAGTTATACCTTACCAAGAACATGGATTAAGGCAATGAAGATGGCGAATGCCAATGTTTATGTGACAGGACAGAACCTCTTCTATCTTACCCCTTATGACGGAGCTTCTCCTGAAGCAATCTTGGACGGATATGACTACGGTCGTTACCCAACTCCTCGCACACTTATCTTTGGATTAAACGTTACATTTTAATTAAGCAATGTTACTTACAATGAAAAAGTTACTATCCTATATAACAGCTGCAGCTCTCAGCCTTTCGCTGACAGGCTGTATGGACATTGAGCCA
Coding sequences:
- a CDS encoding HD family phosphohydrolase; translated protein: MIRFKNISNPYWRNMVSRVALIIVAVVLIVLFLPRTQGKLFHYDEGKPWMYGQLIAKFDFPIFKTDAALKVEKDSITKHFQPYYNINQTVEQKKIEQFKQAYKDGIPGLSKDYIDAIAHRLHEIYEAGVIDPQQYSTLAKDSNHYIRVVTGKQAVSVPINKTYSTLGAYEQLFMDPLLGPKRSILQQCNLNDYIEANLVYDKDRSETEMNDMLSLIPQASGMVLEGQRIIDRGDIVDAKTYRVLNSFEQAMEKRKATEDEITSTFIGQTIYVLIFICLFTLYLALFRKDYFNKPRSISLLYVMIVIYPILTSLMMEHNILSVYILPFSMAPIFFRVFMDSRTSFIGHMTMVLICAVAVKYQYEFIIVQFVAGLVAIYSLRELSKRSQIFLTALLVTIASAAVYLSLQLIQADDFSKLDRTMYYHFAVNGFFLLFTYPLMLVIEKTFGFVSTVTMFELSNTNNELLRRLSEVAPGTFQHSITVGNLATEIASRIGAKGQLVRTGALYHDIGKMLNPAFFTENQAGINPHDKLNDLESARIIISHVTEGLKLAEKYNLPREIKEFITTHHGAGLAKYFYIHYKNEHPDEEVNEDLFRYPGPNPFTREQAILMMSDTVEAASRSLQEYTEESISGLVNRLIDGQVADGNFTDCPITFRDITAAKAVLIERLKAMYHTRIQYPQLKV
- the gltX gene encoding glutamate--tRNA ligase codes for the protein MAERNVRVRFAPSPTGPLHIGGVRTALYNYLFARQHGGKLIFRIEDTDSNRFVPGAEEYILDSFDWLGIKFDEGVSFGGEHGPYRQSERRDIYKKYVNQLLEAGKAYIAFDTPEELDAKRKEIENFQYDAHTRLQMRNSLTMSKEEVESLIEDGQQYVVRFKIEPGEEVHVNDIIRGDVCIKSDILDDKVLFKSADELPTYHLANIVDDHLMEISHVIRGEEWLPSAPLHVLLYRAFGWEDSMPRFAHLPLLLKPEGKGKLSKRDGDRLGFPVFPLEWHDPKTGEVSSGYRESGYFPEAVVNFLALLGWNPGTEQELFSLEELVEAFDITKCSKSGAKFDYQKGMWFNHEYILQKSDDEIAQLFAPIVANNGIEATMEQVTQVVHMMKDRVSFVKELWELCSFFFIAPTSYDEKTVKKRWKEYSAQQMSELADVLEGIEDFSVEGQEPIVLKWVENKGYKLGDIMNAFRLTLVGIGKGPGMFDISAFLGKEETLKRMHKAIEVLG
- a CDS encoding 3-deoxy-D-manno-octulosonic acid transferase, coding for MYNIIMYVIQFGIAVGSLFNEKLRRMWRGEQEAVRILREKVEPDAQYVWFHAASLGEFEQGRPLIEQIRKDYPQYKILLTFFSPSGYEVRKNYEGADIITYLPIDTVGNARRFLRAVRPVMAFFIKYEFWYNYLHILQYRDIPVYSVSSIFRPDQIFFKSYGRGYGRVLKCFSRFFVQNEESKELLNKIGISDAVIVGDTRFDRVLQIKEASKRLPLVEKFVNRDAADRKKVFVAGSSWQPDEEIFLKYFNEHRDWKLIIAPHVIGEDHLKTILSLIKDKKVIRYTQATEENVADADVLIIDCFGLLSSIYHYGDVAYVGGGFGVGIHNVLEAAVWDMPVLFGPNNKHFAEAQGLLRDGGGFEVFDFESFSLLMNHFAEDEEYRSACGSLAGTYVESLAGATNKVLSNVKL
- the trpS gene encoding tryptophan--tRNA ligase encodes the protein MGKIILTGDRPTGKLHLGHYVGSLRRRVELQNLGDYDKMFVFMADVQALTDNADNPEKIRQNIIEVALDYLSAGLSPEKCTLYIQSQIPEIAELTTFLMNLVSVSRVQRNPTVKTEIKMRNFEANIPMGFFAYPVSQAADIAAFKATTVPAGEDQEPMLELTRELVRRFNQIYAPVLVEPAIMLPENATARRLPGTDGKEKMSKSLGNCIYLSDDADTVWKKVKTMYTDPTHLNVSDPGHVEGNAVFTYLDAFSTDEDFAEFWPEFQNLDELKAAYTAGGIGDMKCKKLLNSVLNKMLDPIRTRRREYEQDIPEIYNILKKGSLEARETAAQTMDEVRAAMQINYFEDTDLIQSQAERFRQK
- a CDS encoding SusC/RagA family TonB-linked outer membrane protein, which encodes MILHIKPIGFTLCMGVSFLMSTQGFAVSKLPVQSVQQSGKCTGIILDEQGEPIIGATVQVKGTSNGAVTDLDGRFSLSNIPPGSIIVISYIGMDTKEVKWDGQEIKVTLKEEQHALNELIVTGYGGQQKRATLTTAISKMDNKVLDAAAFSNVGSALQGSVTGLQVVNSSGQPGTAPSITLRGGASITGSAPALIIVDGVERTLSEINPSDIESIEVLKDAASTAIYGARANGGVILVTTKRAQAGTSSINYRLKVGANFKRDDYKFMNARNYLYYNRMGFKRYADAMEGHGRAANVDAQNGYSGRGYTDYTPRTDVMYYDATNPEHQRLLTEEGWEVMDDPYYGATNGAKLIFKDYGGLLEDAIYHNQTLTQDHYLSFSGANNMGSFVASLGYYNENGVVRNTSFRRFTGSVKGDYQIKPWLKVRAGAQYTWFTKPDSYFGSWSSLFYRTRSQRPTWNPYLADGSPAPGWSSSDGNYMYWNDKLTMENGSRSETFNIGFDLTLIPKHLKMSANGSIYHVLNQNESFNKAYYTQSNPNSINTTRRAYAYMMKDTQIQLNTILNYFDTFAEHHNVDFMLGAEYYDYNYFWMNASTKNSPTDDIPTLNAGADKDSNPKSEKSGNRIESLFGRFNYDYKQKYLLSFTFRYDGNSKLKDNRWGFFPGISLGWNMMEEDFWKESKLSNFISNIKPRISYGSNGNVSGIGDFYIYGIYDQLTNYHGNTAFYDRSLVNTALKWEQSHTFEAGLDLGFFKNRLSLILDYYVRNTSNLLQSVSLPSYLGFSSIQTNLGKLRNQGFEMEVRATPIHLKNSFRWDLSFNLSTVKNTIIQLPKSDRPFNQLQGVEVAAGKVGADGKTPTKWIGGYREGGTLGELYGYSQDHIFRDWDDVKANANKRIDNIAKLYGPGLADEVNPQTGVLYKNSTGWKAIEPGDVCWEDINEDGIINSLDRKVLGNSRPTVTGGWTSTLSYKNLSLFARFDYALGHTIYNDLKARSMGQYQGQFNLIENVQDMWTETNPGASYPAFSYADQLNKQNIWREGSKFFEKAGYMALREITLSYTLPRTWIKAMKMANANVYVTGQNLFYLTPYDGASPEAILDGYDYGRYPTPRTLIFGLNVTF